GAGTAGACCCACTGGTAAGTTTCAGTGCAGATATTGATTACTTATTTACAATCCACTCACTGTTGAAATACCCAACACACAGGCCTTAACTGAAGACATCAACTCTTAGCCCTTAACTGAAGACATCAACTCTTAGGACTTGTGCTGTGTTTAAAGGCAACCTATTGTATATGATTAGGAATGTCTGATCATTGTGTTGATTACTCCTTTTTCATCCTTGATGGTAGTTCCAGAACCCAACGACGATGACAGCGAGAGACATAACATGGCTGACACTCACAGCTCGCCCACTGCAGCCACAGAGGACCCCACTGAGCCCACTAGGACCAGTGGATCGGAAGCTAACCTCAAgtcagagatggggacagagggtGTGAACCAGAGACCCCAGCAGCCAACAGGACCAGATCTCAGCACAGAGATACTGAATAGCCCTGGTTTGGATCTGGCTCTGATGCAGGAGAGGGTCCTGGGGCATCTGGGGCTTTCCTTGGCCCAGGCAGCAGCCGCAAACGCAGAGGCTGCCGGGCATCCATCTTGCTCCTACCAAACCCAGGCTGACGTAGAGAGCCAGTCCAGACAGTTCCCCGGCAGCGATATGGGCGTCTTCGCCCCCTTTGACAtgacagctcctcctcctcccgcaCCGCCAACGAATCAGAGGCAGCCGCATGGAGCCACGACGACGAACGAGCCAATGGGCTGTAACTTCTGCGGCCGCATCTTCCACAGCCAGGCGTCCCTGGAGgtgcaccagagggtccacacggGACAGCGGCCGTTCAGCTGCCCACACTGCGGCAAGTCATTCGCGCAGCCCAACAACCTCCGGGTGCACCTGCTAATCCACAGTGGCGAGAGGCGGTACCGGTGCTCGatctgtgggaagagtttcatTTCGTCAAGTCACCTTAAGAGACACAGGACCGTTCACACCCAGGAGAAACCCTACATCTGCTCTCGGTGCGGCCAGTCCTTCACTCAACTCTGCAGCGTCCGGAGACACAGACAGCAGTCGCGGTGCGGAGAGCCGCCTCACGCTCAAAACGAACTTTCTGCTTGACTGTAGAAAAGGtgttgtacagtatgtgtgtgtgtgtgttagctgtatcTGAAGTGATTTACAATAGCTATAGGTTTCCTAATCAAAACGTTTCGCCTTTTAGTCTCTTGGATGATAGGTCCACAGATAGAAGTTGAGAAATGTATGTTGTTAACTCTAAATTAATATTTACCTAAAGATGACACTCATTAGCTTTATGTGACTGTTTAGTACAATACATCCCGTCTTACCTTGGTCATAAGGTAAGATGGGGTTGTCCCTGGGAAAGGCTTGTTTTTAGAGTAGTACTTTATTGATCCCAACTTGGGACATGGTTTTATTTTACCACTAGAAGAAGTCCAGGAGGACGAAGCAGGACATTACGGAGCCAGTGGATTGGACTGAGCCCTCGTCTGGCATGGCTGACTTCACTGTGTGACTGAATCACAGGGATGAACAATGCAACTAATAAAAAGTTTTCCTGCATGTTTTGAAGGAGTTTGCTGACAGGGTCATTTGAGACCAATGCATGTTCACGTGCTAGTCGTAACTAGGAAACGCTGAAATTAATGACTTGCTAATTGGCTCTAGTTATCATAGGTGTTTATACACTTGCTGCGCTGaaccagttagcaagtcggaAATGTTTAAGTTCCGACTAGCACATGAACGCGGCAATACTGAGGTATAACACAGGTGAGAAGCAGTTTACACAGGcaacccaattctgatatttttctccaaattggtcttttgaccaatcacatgagATCTTTTCACATCCAATCTTTTTCAGAGCCGACCTGATTTGTTAAAAGACCAATTAGTTGGGGGAAAAGATCTGAattaggctgcctgtgtaaacacagccgtTGAAATGCACAGTGCGCGGACAGTTTACACAATCAGGTATCGCAAGAGAAGGGTTAATACATGACAGAGGAAGTGCAGGTTTATGCtgtcaaatcaaataaatgtCAATTAAATTCATGGGAAATGGCCCCCTGGATAGCTTTTTTCTGCAGTATTTTTATTAATTGCTTACAACAATCACTTATATCTGCTTCCTTGTAAGTAATCACAGCTCTCCAATTGGTTGGATTGGTTATACATATCCAATCAATGGTCTATATATAGACACACAATGTATGTGCTAACCTCAAGAAACAAGAATGGATGCATTACTTAACCAAATCCCTATCGCGGAAATTCAGCATTACAGTgtgattgaaatgtaaaggtcGATGTTCCCGTGTTAATGGAGACTGCATTCACTGTAAACGTTGCAGATGTCGGCGCAATATGAAATCCCATTTTTAACACGCTATCTGTAATGCTTCAGCAatccagattgaatagagcccctaGACCATGGTTCTCCAACAGGTACACTAcccttcaaaagtttggggtcacttagaaatgtccttgtttttgaaagaagagCAAATGTGTCCatcaaaataacatcaaattgatcagaaatacagtgtagacattgttaatgttgtaaatgactattgtagctggaaacgcctgataaaaaaaaaatggaatatctacataggcgtacagaggcccattatcagcaaccatcgctcctgtgttccaatggcacattgcgttagctaatccaagtcttctaggcagagttgcaaagacaaatccatatctcagactggccaataaaaagaaaagcttaagatgggcaaaataacacagacactggacagagaaactctgcctagaaggccaacatccttgagtcgcctcttcacgttgagactggtgtattgcaggtactatttaatgaagctgccagttgaggatttgtgaagtgtctgtttctcaaactagacactaatgtactcttgctcagttgtgcaccagggcctcccactactctttctattctggttagagacagtttgcgctgtgaagggagtagtacacagcgttctacgagatcttcagtttcttggccatttctcgcatggaatagctttcatttctcagaacaagaatagactgacgagtttcagaagaaaggtatttgtttctggccattttgagcctgtattcgaacccacaaatgctgatgctccagatattcaactagcctaaagaaggccagttgtattgctacTTTAataagcacaacagttttcagctgtgctaacataattgtaaaagggttttctaatgatcaattagccttttgaaattataaacttggattagctaacacaatgtgccatttca
The genomic region above belongs to Oncorhynchus nerka isolate Pitt River linkage group LG18, Oner_Uvic_2.0, whole genome shotgun sequence and contains:
- the LOC115128048 gene encoding zinc finger protein 629-like, with protein sequence MATMADCVGYQLQIASIMEVLANSAVVEICKIVDDGYSSLRSQMEQERVQIEREREQTEKEKYVLRRKLREMDVKMRSYERRLRRRDLRNEMHAVNLRPHEVSVSSIAMPVSNDQARGPLATIEDHSQYHHMPQEDRTALSLIKQERVDSCGVDLKVEQNIRSESRPTVPEPNDDDSERHNMADTHSSPTAATEDPTEPTRTSGSEANLKSEMGTEGVNQRPQQPTGPDLSTEILNSPGLDLALMQERVLGHLGLSLAQAAAANAEAAGHPSCSYQTQADVESQSRQFPGSDMGVFAPFDMTAPPPPAPPTNQRQPHGATTTNEPMGCNFCGRIFHSQASLEVHQRVHTGQRPFSCPHCGKSFAQPNNLRVHLLIHSGERRYRCSICGKSFISSSHLKRHRTVHTQEKPYICSRCGQSFTQLCSVRRHRQQSRCGEPPHAQNELSA